Within the Salvia hispanica cultivar TCC Black 2014 chromosome 4, UniMelb_Shisp_WGS_1.0, whole genome shotgun sequence genome, the region cccaactaagatgatacatttccttttttggaaactttctctctccaattaatatactcaaccactttttctcactcctattaaaatattcatctttctttctctcattattttaatacttacacccaccttttctctctccaattaaatactttaaccaataactcctaaaatctcgtgccggccAAGTAATGTGTCATCTcagtgatgcactttttattagcactaaataaacctgcaagtatacagagtatatgtagtatagctaaaggtcagtaccggatatcgaacacggggaaggcaaacacaaagtgtctatcctctactagaactcaattactatctggagaaacgagaatttttggaaaactttttgaaaacagaaaacaattgaaaataaataacaactAGATGCGaataaaacacagagacaatcgatagagataagggaatcccagggatgtgcgttcatagttatggttatacaaattccaaactataataccctagcacagttattactttgataggacgagtcgcctagcttatgctcatgcgatgcaaacgttgattacaagattagggttgtcaatcctaacacgtaactccataaagttcctaagacccttgaaaagtcctcactctcaattaacagtttcgttttaagggaagctaactgtagcgtctaataagtgaatctaactcgctagaactctctcacagttatgaagcaagctatattaaaCCATACAGGATtatgtcactcaatcatgcagcattaGAACTACTcaaggaagaaacaaagtaaaaacaaaacggatattaaataaaaaattgaaattgtataaccaaagtcgttactaacacatccctagaatcctatgagtttagttacacataatggaataagctaaacacatagattgaagggaagacaatttgaacataaaactaaagcaaataaaacccgtaggttgaatccttgtcgttcttgatgttcttgaaatccttctccaattccttgcacaattgaagtactctagcttttgatctctgtgaattattttgcaagtagaagctctctctctttttgatgaagcttggggtcttatttataggggaaagccaatccttgttgtagaaggaaaagatcttcaaaatatggtaaatcttggagcaaatctagggcatctCGGATTCTCCGCCTTTCGgtccgcgttggagtccagagactctgttccttcggcggcggaccgccgtaCGAGCCGGGCGATACGTCTCTTCCAAGTGTAATTTttcgaggcggaccgctgcattgatctgcccgccgggcgccggcggtcgccgtctcgactccagatttccagactttgcattttgactccctttttcggctcaattatgcacatttctcacaaaacacgtcaaaataccaaaatagacaaaatatgcaaataatggacgtgaccttcggcggcggaccgccgacgacttccggcggtcgccgggcgataCGTCTCTTCCAAGTGTAATTTTTCGAGGCGGACCTGCTGCATTGCtctgcccgccgggcgccggcggtcgccgtctgactccagatttccagactttgcattttgactccctttttcggctcaattatgcacatttctcacaaaacacgtcaaaataccaaaatagacaaaatatgcaaataatggacgtgtagagtgactttgacataaaaaacggaccaaataatggccttaaaacagtgcaaaatccgagcgtatcacttagctgggacggagggagtatctaatCTTCTTACCCATATGCATATACATGCAAGATAATAAGGcataaatacatatttatacatattgggtagtgatataatgaaaaccatatatctaatacaaactaaaatttttaatccTATCCACTATTTATTATAGATCAATGATGGTCAAACTGAGAGCACAGTACATATCAGGTAACTCACAACCTTCAGGTCAAGAGAATTCACTAGATCACAGGTTCTAGGAGATCATAAACCGGGAAGATCCGGGAAGATTCGGGTCGTTGGACTCACTCTCAGTCAAAtgtcaaaaacctcaaccctctacactattaattagtatagGTAACCAAAGGATCGATCTCACAGAGAAGGATAGGACGCGAGTTTGAATCTAGAGGACTTGGGAATGGGGTTGGCtactgccacgcaattttgggTTGAGAGTTTTAACTACTAGACTTGGGAAAATGTAGAATTACCTAAtttaacagctagacctagaaAACGGAAAAGACAACGCACGCATGCATCATGAGACAAAGATCAAGCAGAGATCGGAACTTAACAACTAAAAGTTACTAGACCTGGTAAACAGACTTCCTAAAAACAAATAAGCAAACGAAAGCATgcagtggggaccattttcctAAAACAGAAAGGTACGAATGAAAAGCTGCAGCAATGAAATTCTAACTCTAACTGACAGCGATCTTCATCTCTTCCAACAATCTAAGCATAAACATGTGGAAAATAGAGCAACAAAACAGATCGGAACAGAGCATACCTAATCGGacgaaaattacgattaacCGGAAAATACAACAGATCTACaactactagacgaagtaaacagaaaaacaaaaactatacATTCATAACCATGCAGAATTTCACCACCCTGTTTAGATCCACACGTCGAATgcttaatccactccggatccaagcaatCCGAACTCAACAATGACAAAACCCATCTCCGTCAACTCCGATTTAATAGATTTACTCTGATCAACAACAATTAAACCACGATTCAGCCCCGATCCAACAGGTCAAGTGCGAAAGGCATCCAAAACAAGTAAATAGCACAGATCAACATAAATCGGAAACCAAAATGGAACGTAAACTTCCATAGCTAAAATATTCAGAATTTCAACACAAAGCGGTCGCCGAGCTTCAAACGTCGAAGTCTCGGCACAAAAACCACCAAAACAGCAAGTAAAATAGTAATTGTATCGCCCTCcttgaggacggtgttacaccACGATCAAACGAAATACAGAAGAAACCCCCACTGAATTACCCCATTTGTGTGCAGTGTGTAGAGAAATGTGTGAAAAGAGTGAGCTAAGAGCTAGAGCATGTGAATGATGAAATTGTTGATATCTTCTTTGATGCGTGCTCCACTATTTATAGACGAGGACTTTAGCTTCTAGACTCTTATTTGAATTCTCCATTTTGCCCTTCTCCAAGAATTCTCCTCCGTCTGGCAAATTGATGCTCTTTTGCTCTCTTTTCTGCTTCTTTCCTCCGCCTGGCAGATGTTCTCCTTCATTTCCTAGGCCTGGCggatttctctacacacctgacttaaaacatgtgttaaGACCCTGGAAATAACTGAATTTACCcccataaccgatgcatgaaattggcTTTATCAATCAACGCTTATTATGTTTcaagattaaaattttaataacttCGATGAATTTGTCAACAGAGGGTACATTAGACACTTTTACAATACGGTGAGTCATTTAATTATAGAATAATTGTGTAATCCTGATTTTGCCGTTCTCTCTCCTTCCACTATTCATGTTAATTAAACCGTTTCAATTACTCCCCCTTATTCCAACTTTTTGCCTTTTTCGTCGTTCTCTCCTCTTTTCGACTATTTTCCCCCTCGTTCTCTCAATCATTTAACGGCCGCGGCGGCAATTATTTGTGAAGCAGCAACAGAACAAAAGAATCAATGCAATTTCAATGCAAAATATCACCAACAGCAGAACAaaagaatcaacaaaatttcagcgcaaaaaatcaacacagaTTTCAAAATTCTACAAAAAAGCAACACGATCgattcaacacaaattcaacGAAAAATCAACACAGATTTAGAATCAACATAGAATTAATAcgatttcaacaaaatattcaacttcagcagaacaaaaaacaacaacgCAATTTCAGCGcaaaaaatcaacacagaTTTCAGAGTTCAACAAAAAAGCAACACGATCGATTAaacacaaattcaacaaaaaatcttcATAAAATTAACGCAGAGTTTAGAATCAACATagaatcaacacaaaattcaacatcaacaaaaaatcaacGCAATTAAAGTTTCGATGTCAATTACAGAGGTGTTAAGATCCTTTCGAAGATGTGAATATTTTCAGGTTTGGAAGGTGGGAGAGAAATTAGGAACGCATAAACCGTTCAGAAActtaacatacaaaaataCCCTATGTTGACAAAATACATGCTCTTGTTGAGATAGAAATTCTACGCAATATAAACTACAAatctattataattaattgctAGAGTTAAAATTTTGAGTCTGTATTAGATATATGGTTTGCATtggatcacatccctatattattacatacTTATTAACATCTAATCAATCATTTTATGTATGGAATTAATCTCTACAATTATacagataaaataattaattctaagatacactattataaaaaaggaaacgatagttaacaattaatttatataatcatGCAAATCAAATTGATACTATAAGTTTTGATTTAGATtgattagttaatttatttaataataaataaaataaaagaaatcaaatcgatactataaatttaagttttgatttagattgattagttaatttatttaataataaataaaataaaagaatatttatatatgatatgagaaaaacaaatatattcaaagaattaagaatatatatagtaatagatgtcacccttttctttttaatttattccacaaaaaatgtcatattttatttttagaaaaagttctacCTCATATGTTAACATTAATATAAGGGCATGTTCAGGTTGTTTGCTATGGAAAAGTCATGATTAAATCTAAATAAGTTTTGGAACTGTATATATAACCCACATATATATCTCCGCATTCGGGagtttaattttcaaattataatactTGAAGTCAGTGTTTTGgtattatttatgaataaattatataagtctGAATTCTTCTATGACCAAAATGCCCCCGCCACCACTTCTGCACACACCACTTTCTCGTTTTGCAAATTGAACAAAACAACTCCACCCCTCCATCCATCCATCCATGGCAATCAAGAGGAATAAGTTTCATCCCAGGCTCGTGAGCATGGGGATGGAGTTGTTGGCCTCCATGGACAAAacacatctcctaaaatcccgtgttaatttctaagtatatcatctattatgggacaaaggaaatataaaattgagatgCTGCCGGGCCTGGGCTGGTATTGAGTTTGTAAAAAGGCTCAATTAGAGCCCGTTTAACCTAGTAAGCCCATCCCAACTCACTATTTTGTTCTCTATCTCTGCCGCACGATTTATTGCTCTTTGATTTTCAGGCTTTGAATAGGTTCAGAATTGAGAAAATTGGTAAACAATTGAATAGGTACAGAATTATTATGAGAAAATAGGTAAACAAAGTGAAATccaaatggtaaaaatgaaaaggtaatagaaaaaagaaaatggggTGTCGAAATTGCAAAGCGGTGAAAATTTAGGGAGCTAAAATCAATTAttgcaaatataaataaaaatttattgaaaatttaagaTTTACAGCTGTTGAttgtagtaattaaaaaaaaaggaaaacctCTGTTATTTCTGTGCCTGTATCTCTCTGCTTGGTTGTCTCTGCATTTGAACAACAGAAAGGGGATTCGGATTTCGGAGTGTAAAAGAAGTCAAAAGATGAGCGTCATTGATTTACTAACTCGTGTGGATGCGATCTGCAAGAAGTACGATAAATACGATGTCTCGCAGAAGGATTCCGCCATCTCCGGCGAGGACGCCTTCGCCCGCCTCTATGCCGCCGTAGAGTCTGACATCGAGGAAGCGCTCCAGGTTTGAATAGTTtctactacttaattttactCACGTTGACTCAATTTTcgagattttgattttgattttgattttgatttatctttgCAGAAAGCGGAGACAGCTGCCAATGAGAAGAGTAGGGCATCGGCTGTAGCGATCAACGCCGAGCTTCGAAGGACCAAGGCCAGGTTGCTCGAAGAAGTTCCAAAATTGCAGCGATTAGCTGTTAAGAAGGTTCTGCTCTGTCTGGATATTCGCTTTAGGGTTATAGGTTCaattaatttgtcattttatgtCATCATCTTCATATTCATTGTGCGATTTGGTGAAACGTTGGAttgatttttctctctctcttatttgaTAACTTATCAAGGATTTCATTGTTAAATTCTTTGTAATCATCAGTCGCTTAGATAAAAGGATACCTGCATTGTTGGTAAAGGTTTTATGACCTTTTCAAGTCCAAACCCATTTTGTTATAGTTGCTTGAATCGGCGGTTTGTGAACAATTTGTTCAAGGAAGCTGGTTCTAAACTAGGATGTCGAGGCAGCTTGAGCTGACAAAGAAAAATGTGGAGTAGCTATTACCAGATAGGGCCAGTAGCAATTTGGTTATTTGTTGACTTTACATGTTAATCCATACTTGTGCCTTGTGGCACCGGGCCCTAAATTCATGATTTCAAGACCGTGATGGTTGGAGTACCTTTTTGGCGCCGTGCCCTAAATTCATGATTACaactaccttgggacggatggagtagttaATAGCAGAAAGGGCCAGTAGCAATTTGGTTATTTATTGCCTTTACATGTTAATCCCTACTTGTGTCTTGTGGCACCGTGCCCTATATTCATGATTTCAAGACCGTGATGGTTGGAGTACCCctaaattcatgattttaactaccttgggacggagggagtagtgaATAGCAGATATGGACTGTAgcaatttggttgtttattcGCTTTACATGTTAATCCCTACTTGTGCCTTGTGGCACCGTGCCCTAAGTTCATGATTTGAAGACCATGATGGTTGGAATACCAGAAGTCTAGAACTGACGAACTGGCTGATGTCCAATTTAAAATGCCAAATGGGTGTTTCCATCGAGTCAATTGcttactttttccattttattgtATCTGTAAACACTCCTTCATGACTTTTCTTCAAGGTATCAACTTCCAAGAGAAGGTGGGTACTGAACATTGGTGTGTGGTATTTTGGCCTGatctaaattttttgaatgagAGAGGTCACCCTAGGGTTCTGTTTTAGTTGCGAGCTATCATATATTGGGGGTTTTAATGTTAGTAAGCTGGCGTTAATTCAAACTACTGATTTAAATCGACTGTTTTAGGGAAATTTGAACTGAAaccttatatttatttattattgtttcattttgcAAAACTGATGCAATCTGGTCTCACACACTCTCTGGGCTGGAGGTACCATTTTACAGTCATGTTGGAGCTACTTGGTCTCCTTAAAATGTTGTAGTTTATGATCCATTGACACTTCAGCCCGTGTTTTGTTCttgatgataaataatttcatcatTCATGTCacattttaaagtttgtgaaataaataatgatgttGGTGTTCATTTCAGGTTAAAGGACTTTCAACAGAAGAACTCACTGCCCGTAACGATCTGGTCCATGTCTTGCCTGATAGGATCCAAGCCATACCAGATGGGTCTGCAGCACCACCCAAATCATCCGGGGGTTGGGGAACGTCAGCTTCAGCTCCTCGTacagaaataaaatttgattcagGTTTCTTTTCCTGTTATGTATCCATTGTATTCATCTCGTGTTTCTGTGTGCAATCTCTTCTGCTTCTGGTGGAGCTCATTGGGGTTTTATTGACTATCTGTTGATGCTGAGTTTTAGATGGGAAGTTCGACAATGAATACTTTCAGAATACAGAAGAATCAAGTCAATTCAGGCAAGAGTATGAGATGCGGAAAATGAATCAGGCAAGTGCCTTTCTGAAAATGCATAGTCTAGTGTTATTTTGGAGGAAGCTTTCAcaattttttggattattattttcaacaatTGTATCATCTAAATCATAATGCAGGACCAAGGTTTGGATGTCATAGCAGAAGGTTTGGGTACACTGAAAAACATGGCCCAAGATATGAATGAGGTTACCTTTCTTCTTCCATTGCTGTTCTCTTTACTTGTTGATATCTGATACTTTAGTTTTGGTTGTTTGCCAATTGCCTATTCTACAATAATCTCAAATTCCATACAATATGTTGCAGGAATTGGATAGGCAGGTCCCTCTAATGGATGAGATTGACACAAAGGTTAGACACTCAATGCAAACATATGACTGGTGTGAAGATTTGAGTAATATTATTCTTCGTGACACATGTTTTCCTTTGCCTATCAGCATCTCCTGTTCCCTCCATATTTGTAGACATTACACTGTGTGTTCAAATGCTTTATAGACATTACTCCTCTCTTTTgcttactaaaataaaatgttcaaTCAAGAATCAAGGTTACTATATGGCCCATGAAAAAGcatataaattttactaaatgAAAACATGTATGGTTTCCTGAGAGTTCCTACCACAAAGCTCTCAGCGCAATTGCACCTTTGTTTGGTGATTCAAGTGTGTACTTAAAGCTTAGATAGTACTTTCATTTGCCAGTTTAGCACTATTTTCTATTAACTTTGTTAAAGAGAATTGTAGGTTCTGTGTTTGACTCAATTTGACTTTGAGTGAGAGAATTCATAGCTTTTCAATTGATTGCTTACAGGTGGACAAGGCAACATCTGATCTGAAAAATACCAATGTCAGATTGAAGCACACTGTCAATCAGGTGATTTTACTTTCAAGTTCTTTAATATGTGCATGTTCTTTATGAGTAAATCTTAGAAGATATTGATCATTGAACAATCACGAGCTGTTTAAATCAACGTGAGTTGATGTTTTCCCCATCATCGTAAATGGATTAAGAAGCATCCTGTTGTCTATGTAGCATGGGATTGACTTTGCAATTTCTACTCTTGTTGATGTGCTTTTGGTCTTGTTGCAGCTTAGGTCTAGTCGAAACTTCTGCATCGACATCATTTTGCTGTGTATAATCCTTGGAATAGCAGCCTATCTGTACAAGTAAGTTTTTATAGCAATTCATTTAAGATGCTAATTTTCTTGCTTTAAGTAAGATAATAAGACGTGCTTGCTTGCAGTGTGTTGAAGAAATGAAGGTTCTGCTGCTGCTATGTGTGCTTGCTTTCATGAAGGTGCTGATGCTGTGTTACTGATCGGCATACGTGTGTCACAGTGTGTGTATTTGTTTCAGAGAGATATGGTTACTGGTGTTctaatatttgtataattaattcttGATCTAATACAATCATTCAGATTCGTATATCTTTATCTAATTCAATCATTCAGATTCGTAAAATGTGTACATAATTACactttgataaaatattactcgAAAAGAAATAGGGGAAACTATAAAcacaaatattagtagtataaaaaagCATCATGAAGGGATAGATTCAAATTGGCATATAGGTATTCAATTAAAGCTATCGTTGCGTCAGTTTTAGAGTAAAAAATGGACATTACGAAAAACTTTTCGTCTCTTTTAATGTAAACATACAACAACACATGAATATCACAACAATCCAGAATACAAGAAGCACGTTCTAATATAGACCGTTGAGCGAAAACTGTGAGGCCATTACTCGAATCAAGAAGCCGTGACTCAAGGTTCTCTACAACTTTAGTGGTTGATAAACAGACTGAACCTCCCATCCTTGTTGAGGATGGAAATCACACTAGGTGGCCCAGTCGGTGCACCGGGAACTGGATGAGTAGCTGAcaatggcggatccagaaaCTAAAAATCGTGGGGTCGAACGAGATAATAgtattacaatatttaaatatatatatatatatatatatatatatatatatatatatatatatatatatatatatatagagagagagagagagagagatgatcaaaataagaatgcatttaaatccaaaaatgcagcccaaatcttggccctaggattagatgatctaatggtcaataactaacccaaaacacggaaggtcataattaagtagttttaggtcatattataagatttgggtttatgtcatgttaagatcattttaggtcatgctttgttagcatgacctaaaaataaactaactatgacctaaaaatgtcttacgtatgaccgtgttctgtgtttctgtatttaaatctggtcttcatagatcaaaatcctatatatatatatataaggggTGTATTCAGATGAAAAccataatgtatattaaaacatcaaaccatgtaaataatgtacattatacacactaataatgtacatttacaTTATATGAATTCTGTACATTATGCTGACAGTAcattatacatgaataaaatgtacattattagtgtgtataatgtacattattttacatggtttgatgttttaatatacattatggTTTTAATCTGaatacacccctatatatatatatatatatatatatatatatatatatatatatatatatatatatatatatatatatatatatagggatgtgttaaTATGACaagttatatgaatttaaagttttgggatttcttttaaaaagtcagttataactaatttggcattaatactcctattgatttttattggaattaatcctataaaTTTCTTTATTGATCGTgctttttgttgatcgtattggcATTTTGTGGTTagatgatctaggcctttaattagaatatctaattactaatattgagttgtagttagcaattaagcattgagttagtAATATAACATCTTccctacatatatatatatatatatatatatatatagggttttgatctatgaagaccagatttaaatacagaaacgcagaacacggtcatacgtaagacatttttaggtcatagttagtttatttttaggtcatgctaacaaagcatgacctaaaatgatcttaacatgacataaacccaaatattataatatgacctaaaactacttaattatgaccttccgtgttttgggttaattattgaccattagatcatctaatcctagggccaagatttgggctgcatttctggatttaaatgcattcttattttgatcatctccctatatatatatatatatatagggtcctattctaatgcttttagcaccctaatccaaaatcaagactaaatctccacccttggattttaaaatgagtggatgagattaaagctcacaaaatctcaataaataatagacaaaatatcaacaaaagggtaatatcgtcattatgttatcatatgataattttcgtgagtgtttttttatatcaacattgtgtattacaaatatcaacaatatgacattagaatatcaacacaaggacaagaaaatatcaacacatttttattgagattggacatgcataatattgagattttgcctacaatatattgagattttttgttgcatttgttgaaaatagctgcttatcaacatgtacgaaaattgaaatataatttatcaaatttcatcacccgaacatcgtcggaacatatgcaattgagatctcgttggaatccttattaaattatctttaatttgatatattttttgcgaaaaaataatttaaattgagagagttacgtaaatttaaagatttgagatgattttgaggagagagaaagtagttagttataattactacatataggatttgacattaatacctttttaatttaattaataattatttaaatttaaaatatattacacttggcattatattaaccacaagatcttctaatctaatggttgaaaattggtctcaatttgagattggtaattagttagcaattgattacatccctatagggatgtactagtataacaactaattttaaagttacaacgtacatccaaccacgtgctgccacatggcacgaaaaatgcaatattgtatacagaaaaatgcaatacacatttgtagaagctataaatgaatttcggcggattgcatttttgttatatgcatattgcattttttatcattgagttttgcatttttgatattgactgtttaatttgcattttatatatagacgaattgcatttttatatttgaaaatgcaaaacttaacaataaaaaatgcaatttatgtgaaaatgcaaaactcaacactataaaatgcaatttacatacaactaaaatgcaatatgcgaaaatgcatatacaactagattgcatttttgtgtttaaaatattgcatgttttgtgccacatggcagcaccagattggatgtacgttgtgactctaaataagggggcaccctagtgctcccttatatatatagggatgtgttaaaatgacaacccatcttaaaataacaccatgccaccattcctagcaaatcatttgtacacg harbors:
- the LOC125218424 gene encoding syntaxin-71-like codes for the protein MSVIDLLTRVDAICKKYDKYDVSQKDSAISGEDAFARLYAAVESDIEEALQKAETAANEKSRASAVAINAELRRTKARLLEEVPKLQRLAVKKVKGLSTEELTARNDLVHVLPDRIQAIPDGSAAPPKSSGGWGTSASAPRTEIKFDSDGKFDNEYFQNTEESSQFRQEYEMRKMNQDQGLDVIAEGLGTLKNMAQDMNEELDRQVPLMDEIDTKVDKATSDLKNTNVRLKHTVNQLRSSRNFCIDIILLCIILGIAAYLYNVLKK